ACAGAAATCACCAAAGACATCTTGGTTGAAAACGGCCTGGCTAAGAAAAGCGAAATCGTGAAGATTATGGGTAGAGGCGAATTGACAACAGGAGTTTCAGTTTCTGCACACAAATTCACAAAATCTGCTGAAGAAGCTATCGCTAAAGCAGGTGGTAAAGCAATTACTCTATAATCCATACGAATGAAAGAATTTATACAAACACTGAAAAACATTTGGAGTCTTAAGGAACTTAGGGATAAAATACTCTTCACTTTAGGTTTAGTCCTCGTGTATAGATTCGCATCTTATATTTCCCTACCCGCCATCAACATGGCCGAGGTGGGGAATCTTTTGGAACATTACCAGAACCAGGGTGGCAACAGACAAGGGGCAGGTCTTCTTGGGTTGCTGTCTTCGTTTACAGGTGGTGCATTCAGCCGGGCATCCATTATGGCACTCGGTATCATGCCCTATATTTCCGCTTCCATCATCGTACAGCTGATGGGGATGGCTATTCCTTATCTGCAGAAATTGCAGAAAGATGGGGAGAGCGGCAGAAATACATTGAACCAAATTACAAGATGGCTCACCATTGCCGTATGTTTGGTACAGGCCCCGTCTTACCTCACTTCCATCACGCAGATGTTCTTGCCACATGCGCAGTTTGGCTCCGCATACTATGTACACCCAGAGTCAATTATGTTCTGGTTGCCAAGTATCGTGATTTTGGTAGCAGGATCTGTGTTTGCAATGTGGTTGGGTGAAAAGATTACGGACAAAGGAATCGGTAACGGTATCTCTATCCTTATTATGGTAGGTATCCTTGCGGATCTTCCGGGAGCGTTTATTCAGGAAGTCGCTACACAAACCGGTAAAGGCGGATTAGGGTCCATCATGATTCTAATTGAAGTCCTATTCTGGATGTTGGTAGTGCTTTTAGCAATCATCCTTTCGGTGGCGGTAAGAAAAATCCCTATTCAGTATGTAAGCCGTGCGCAGGCCCGTGGCGGTGCAAACCGAAACTTGATGCAAGGAGCACGACAGTGGATACCACTGAAGGTAAATGCCTCGGGGGTAATGCCGATCATTTTCGCGCAGGCGCTGATGTTCGTACCTGGACTTTTGACCAAGGTTGATGAGTCCAACTCATTCCTGGCAGGCTTTAAAGATGTTTTCAGCTGGCAGTACAATGTATTATTTGCGGTATTGATTATCATCTTCTCGTTCTTCTACACCGCGATCACCATCCCGGTAAACCAGATGGCAGATGACCTGAAGAGAAACGGGGGCTTGATTCCGAAGGTAAGACCCGGAAAAGAAACCGCTGATTATCTGGATGATATTCTGTCAAAAATAACATTGCCAGGTTCAATATTTTTGGCTATCTTTGCAATCCTTCCGGCAATAGTGCACGGAGCGTTTGTTCAGACGGACAGATTTGCCCTGTTCTTCGGGGGTACATCACTTTTAATTATGGTTGGGGTAATCCTCGATACGGTACAACAGATCAATACGTATTTGCTGAACCACCATTATGACGGGTTGATGCAGTCTAAATTGTCTAGAACAACAAACTTGTAATTAATAATGGCAAAACAAAAACATATCGAACAGGACGGCGTGATCACCGAAGCACTTTCGAACGCGCAGTTTCGTGTTGAACTTGAAAATGGGCATATCCTTATCGCCCATATTTCAGGTAAAATGCGTATGCACTACATAAAATTGTTGCCTGGCGACAAAGTAAAGCTTGAATTATCTCCTTATGATTTATCTAAGGGGAGAATCACCTTTAGATACTAATTACCGTGCAGCCGGCGATTATTGTACTAGAAAACAAAATATAACTATTGCAGTTATATTGATCATTTAAATATTTAAACAAAAGGGGGTGGAATCACTTGGAGTTCATCTAACCGTTGGAAAATTAACCCAAAACAAATGAAAGTTAGAGCATCTATCAAAAAAAGAAGTGCTGATTGCAAGATCGTTCGCAGAAAAGGCGTTCTGTTTGTAATCAACAAGAAAAACCCAAAATTTAAACAAAGACAAGGCTAAAATTAAATTATGGCGAGAATTTCCGGTATTGATTTACCAAAAAACAAAAGAGGCGTTATCGGCTTAACTTACATCTACGGAATCGGAAGAAGCACTTCATCCGAAATCCTGAAAGCAGCCGGCATCAGCGAAGACAAGAAAGTCAACGAATGGAATGACGATGAATTGGCACTAATCAGAAACTACATCACTGAAAACATCAAAGTAGAAGGTGAATTACGTTCTGAAACACAATTAAACATCAAACGATTGATGGATATTGGTTGCCAACGAGGAATACGTCACAGACTGGGATTACCTTTAAGAGGCCAAAGAACTAAAAACAATTCTAGAACCCGTAAAGGAAAGAGAAAAACTGTTGCTAACAAGAAAAAAGCAAGTAAATAATCTTTAGAATTATTAAATAATGGCAAAACAAACTAAAGTTGTTAAAAAAAGAAAAGTAAAAGTTGAGGCAATCGGGGAAGCACACATCCAGGCGTCTTTCAACAACATTATTATTTCTTTAACGAATAAAAACGGAGAGGTAATCTCTTGGGCATCTGCTGGTAAAATGGGTTTCAGAGGTTCTAAAAAGAACACACCGTTCGCCGCACAGATGGCCGCTGAAAACTGCTCTCAGGTAGCGCATGATGCTGGCCTTAGAAGAGTGAGAGTATTTGTGAAAGGACCTGGCGCAGGTAGAGAATCTGCGATCAGAACGATCCACAACTCAGGAATTGAAGTTAGCGAAATCATCGACGTGACTCCAATGCCACACAACGGATGTAGACCACCAAAAAGAAGAAGAGTATAATCTGGAATTTTAAATTTTTGCATTTTAAATTTTGAATGTTTCATCTTAAAATCTAAAATCTAAAATCTAGAATCTAAAATCTTAAATACAATTATGGCAAGATATATTGGACCAAAAACAAAGATTGCGAGAAAGTTTGGTGCTGCAATCTACGGAGATGATAAAAACTTCGAGAAAAGAAAAAACCAACCACCGGGACAACACGGCCCGAATAAAAGAAGAGGCGCAAAGAAATCAGAATACGCTGTACAGCTAATGGAAAAGCAAAAAGCTAAATATACGTACGGTATCCTTGAAAAACAATTTGCAAACCTTTATGATAAAGCCCAAAGAGCAAAAGGCGTAACAGGTGAAGTGCTTTTACAGCTATGTGAATCTAGATTGGATAATGTGGTGTACAGATTCGGTTTTGCCAAAACCAGAGCTGGCGCACGTCAGTTAGTATCTCACAGACACATCACTGTAAATGGTGAATTAGTAAACATCCCATCTTATTTGGTAAAAGCAGGTGATGTGATTGCTGTTAGAGAGAAATCAAAATCTCTTGAAGTAATTGCAGATTCATTGGCTTCAAAAGCAAACTATGAGTGGTTACAGTTCAATGACGAGAAGAAAGAAGGTACTTTCGTATCAGCACCGGAGAGAATCCAAATCCCGGAAGATATCAAAGAACAGCTGATCGTCGAACTTTACTCTAAATAATCATTTATCAAATTTTTGCTCAACCCCCAATTATATGGCAATTTTAACATTTATTAAACCCGATAAAGTAATCCTGCTAAACTCCGATGATTTCAAAGGCAAATTTGAATTCAGACCATTGGAGCCAGGCTTCGGACTTACCATCGGTAATGCTTTGAGAAGGGTATTACTCTCTTCTCTGGAAGGATATGCTATCTCATCTATTAAAATAGAAGGCGTAGAGCACGAATTTTCAACTATTCCCGGCGTAATTGAAGACGTTACAGAAATTATTCTGAACCTGAAACAATTAAGACTGAAAGCCAAATCTGAAACTGCCACCGCAGAAGCAGTAACCGCTAAAGTAACCGGACAAACTACTGTTACCGCAGGAGATCTAGGTAAATCAATACAGGGATTCGAAATCCTAAACCCTGAACTGGTGATCTGTAATCTCAACAAAGAGGTGAAGTTTGAAATTACTTTCAATATCGAAAAAGGAAGAGGTTATGTTCCCTCAGAACAGAACAAATCCAGCAACGCGCCAATCGGTACCATTGCTATCGACTCTATCTTTACCCCGATCAAAAAAGTACAGTACAGTATTGAGAATTACCGTGTAGAGCAAAAAACAGACTACGAAAAACTCGTTTTGGATATCGAGACTGATGGTTCCATCAGCCCTCAAAATGCTTTAACAGAAGCTTCAAAGATCTTGATCTATCATTTCATGTTATTCTCTGATGAGAGAATCACCCTGGAAACTGAAGCCGTGAAAGCATCCATCCAGTACGATGAAGAAACTTTACATACACGTCAACTCCTAAAATCCAAACTTACAGACATGGATCTTTCTGTCAGAGCATTGAACTGCCTGAAAGCGGCTGAAGTGGAAACATTAGGTGAACTGGTTTCTTATACTAAGTCTGATTTGATGAAATTCAGAAATTTCGGTAAAAAATCTTTAACAGAATTAGAAGAATTAGTGCATGCAAAAGGTCTTAACTTCGGTTTCGACGTTGCTAAATATAAATTAGACGCTGATAAATAAAAAACAATGAGACACGGTAAAAAATTCAATCACTTAGGAAGAACATCCTCCCACAGAAGCGCAATGCTCTCTAACATGGCGTGTTCCCTAATTGAGCATAAAAGAATCAACACGACGGTTGCCAAAGCCAAAGCGTTGAGAGTTTTTGTTGAGCCTATCTTAACCAAAGCAAAAGAAGATACTACGCACAACAGAAGAACAGTTTTCTCTTACCTGCAAAGCAAAGAGGCCGTTACTGAACTTTTCAGAACAGTAGCTCCTAAAATCGCAGAAAGAAACGGTGGTTATACAAGAATCATCAAAACTGGTTTCCGCCCGGGTGACGCTGCAGATACTGCAATGATCGAACTTGTAGATTTCAACGACATCTACAACCCGAACGCGGAAGAGAAGAAAACAACCAGAAGAAGCAGACGTTCATCTACAGCTAAAGCTGCTGCTCCTGTAGCTGCTGAAGCTCCGGCTGAAGAAACGAAGTCTGAAGAAACTACCGGCGAAGCCGCAGAATCTTCTGATAACAAAACTGATTAATCCTCAGTTTCATAATGCAAAAAAGCCGGTTAATTTATTTTAACCGGCTTTTTTATGTCTGCAATTTACTATAATAGCGTATTTCAGCCATCATCATTCGCCATCTTATTGACCTCGCGCTTTTTTCAGACTGATGATATTATTCCCTTGGCTGATAATCACACTGTCATTTCTTTTCACGATTTCGAAGTCATAATTGCTGTAAACACCTTCAGATTTCTTAGGTGCGGAAATCGTTTTATTATTACTTCGGATACTGATGGAGCTTTCATCACCTTGTACAATTGTAACAAGTGCAGAAGAACCGTCTTCGGCCACATAGCGTTCCGTATTTGACGTGGTATGCGCATCAGTTTGTGTAGCTATTACAGCCTTATTTCCGTCCGATTTGTTACAGGCAATCAACACGGTATAAACTACAAATGCAAGTGGGAAAATAATTTTGTTCGTCATAAAAAATCTTTAGTATGACCAAATGTACAATTACTTTCCCAAACCATCACAAATCAGCGCTGTTAACGAAAGTTTAACGGCTCGCACAATAAAATCATGCAGCTAAATTCAATAAATCATTCTATTTTAATTAAATTTGTATATATAATCTTACAAGTTTAAAAAACCATAAAAATGAGTTACATTTCTTACATTGAAGCGAGACAGATTTTAGATTCGCGCGGTAATCCTACCATCGAAGTAGATGTTTTTACCGAAAGTGGTGCAATGGGCCGTGCAGCGGTTCCTTCAGGTGCTTCTACTGGCGAACATGAGGCAGTTGAATTACGCGACGGCGGATCCGATTATTTAGGAAAAGGCGTACTGAAAGCAGTGGAGAATGTGAGGGATGTAATAGCTCCTGAATTGGTAGGCCTTCCGGTTTATGATCAGAATTTCATTGATCAGATTATGATCGAGCTTGACGGAACTAAAAACAAAGGCAATTTAGGCGCAAACGCAATTCTTGGCGTTTCTTTGGCGGCGGCAAAAGCGGCGGCCACAGAACTCAGGATGCCACTGTACAAATATGTCGGCGGTGTAAACGCAAACACACTACCTGTTCCGATGATGAACGTGATCAATGGCGGTTCCCACTCCGATGCGCCGATTGCTTTCCAGGAATTCATGGTGATGCCTGTAAAAGCAGATTCATTCTCACATGCTTTAAGAAAAGGCACCGAAATCTTCCATAACCTAAAATCCATTTTGCATTCAAGAGGACTTTCTACAGCGGTGGGTGACGAAGGTGGTTTCGCTCCTACTTTCAAAGGGACAGAAGACGCGCTTGATACTTTATTGCAGGCCATTGAAAAGGCAGGTTACAAACCAGGCGATGATGTAATGATCGCGTTGGATTGTGCAGCTTCAGAATTCTACAAAGACGGCGTTTACGATTACAGAAAGTTCCAGACGCCAGATTCTGCGCAGTTCAGCAGCAGCGAGCAGGTTTCTTACTTAGCGGAATTAGCTTCCAAATATCCAATCATCTCCATCGAAGACGGTATGCACGAAGACGATTGGGCAGGCTGGAAAGAGCTAACCC
This DNA window, taken from Chryseobacterium sp. 6424, encodes the following:
- the eno gene encoding phosphopyruvate hydratase encodes the protein MSYISYIEARQILDSRGNPTIEVDVFTESGAMGRAAVPSGASTGEHEAVELRDGGSDYLGKGVLKAVENVRDVIAPELVGLPVYDQNFIDQIMIELDGTKNKGNLGANAILGVSLAAAKAAATELRMPLYKYVGGVNANTLPVPMMNVINGGSHSDAPIAFQEFMVMPVKADSFSHALRKGTEIFHNLKSILHSRGLSTAVGDEGGFAPTFKGTEDALDTLLQAIEKAGYKPGDDVMIALDCAASEFYKDGVYDYRKFQTPDSAQFSSSEQVSYLAELASKYPIISIEDGMHEDDWAGWKELTQKIGDRVQLVGDDLFVTNVERLSRGVKEGIANSILVKVNQIGSLSETMAAVQMAQHNRYTSVMSHRSGETEDATIADLAVAMNCGQIKTGSASRSDRMAKYNQLLRIEEALGETAIFPGLDAFKINRS
- the rpsK gene encoding 30S ribosomal protein S11, which encodes MAKQTKVVKKRKVKVEAIGEAHIQASFNNIIISLTNKNGEVISWASAGKMGFRGSKKNTPFAAQMAAENCSQVAHDAGLRRVRVFVKGPGAGRESAIRTIHNSGIEVSEIIDVTPMPHNGCRPPKRRRV
- a CDS encoding DNA-directed RNA polymerase subunit alpha, with protein sequence MAILTFIKPDKVILLNSDDFKGKFEFRPLEPGFGLTIGNALRRVLLSSLEGYAISSIKIEGVEHEFSTIPGVIEDVTEIILNLKQLRLKAKSETATAEAVTAKVTGQTTVTAGDLGKSIQGFEILNPELVICNLNKEVKFEITFNIEKGRGYVPSEQNKSSNAPIGTIAIDSIFTPIKKVQYSIENYRVEQKTDYEKLVLDIETDGSISPQNALTEASKILIYHFMLFSDERITLETEAVKASIQYDEETLHTRQLLKSKLTDMDLSVRALNCLKAAEVETLGELVSYTKSDLMKFRNFGKKSLTELEELVHAKGLNFGFDVAKYKLDADK
- the rplQ gene encoding 50S ribosomal protein L17, whose amino-acid sequence is MRHGKKFNHLGRTSSHRSAMLSNMACSLIEHKRINTTVAKAKALRVFVEPILTKAKEDTTHNRRTVFSYLQSKEAVTELFRTVAPKIAERNGGYTRIIKTGFRPGDAADTAMIELVDFNDIYNPNAEEKKTTRRSRRSSTAKAAAPVAAEAPAEETKSEETTGEAAESSDNKTD
- the infA gene encoding translation initiation factor IF-1; protein product: MAKQKHIEQDGVITEALSNAQFRVELENGHILIAHISGKMRMHYIKLLPGDKVKLELSPYDLSKGRITFRY
- the rpsM gene encoding 30S ribosomal protein S13, with translation MARISGIDLPKNKRGVIGLTYIYGIGRSTSSEILKAAGISEDKKVNEWNDDELALIRNYITENIKVEGELRSETQLNIKRLMDIGCQRGIRHRLGLPLRGQRTKNNSRTRKGKRKTVANKKKASK
- the rpmJ gene encoding 50S ribosomal protein L36 → MKVRASIKKRSADCKIVRRKGVLFVINKKNPKFKQRQG
- the secY gene encoding preprotein translocase subunit SecY translates to MKEFIQTLKNIWSLKELRDKILFTLGLVLVYRFASYISLPAINMAEVGNLLEHYQNQGGNRQGAGLLGLLSSFTGGAFSRASIMALGIMPYISASIIVQLMGMAIPYLQKLQKDGESGRNTLNQITRWLTIAVCLVQAPSYLTSITQMFLPHAQFGSAYYVHPESIMFWLPSIVILVAGSVFAMWLGEKITDKGIGNGISILIMVGILADLPGAFIQEVATQTGKGGLGSIMILIEVLFWMLVVLLAIILSVAVRKIPIQYVSRAQARGGANRNLMQGARQWIPLKVNASGVMPIIFAQALMFVPGLLTKVDESNSFLAGFKDVFSWQYNVLFAVLIIIFSFFYTAITIPVNQMADDLKRNGGLIPKVRPGKETADYLDDILSKITLPGSIFLAIFAILPAIVHGAFVQTDRFALFFGGTSLLIMVGVILDTVQQINTYLLNHHYDGLMQSKLSRTTNL
- the rpsD gene encoding 30S ribosomal protein S4, with translation MARYIGPKTKIARKFGAAIYGDDKNFEKRKNQPPGQHGPNKRRGAKKSEYAVQLMEKQKAKYTYGILEKQFANLYDKAQRAKGVTGEVLLQLCESRLDNVVYRFGFAKTRAGARQLVSHRHITVNGELVNIPSYLVKAGDVIAVREKSKSLEVIADSLASKANYEWLQFNDEKKEGTFVSAPERIQIPEDIKEQLIVELYSK